The region CAGACTTCGTCCAATCCTTATGACGACTATTGCGATGGTTTTCGGTATGATTCCGATTGCATTGGCACAAGGGGCAGCCGCAGAGCTTAATAACGGATTAGCGTGGGTAATCATCGGTGGTTTAACATCATCATTATTCCTTACCTTAATCTTTGTACCTGTAGTATATTCAATATTCGATAGCATTATTGCACGTTTCAACAAAGGTGGAAAAGTAGATTATGCTAAAGAAATGGTTGCAGATTATGAACCATTAGAAATGAGTGAGGATGGCTTTACACCAAAGCATAATCACTAATATGTTGTAAATAGTTTAATTTATGTTTATAGGATCCCGGCAGATATTTTTTTTCTGTCGGGATTTTTTTTATTGTATTTTTGATTTAAATGAATACAATGAAAAAAATTACAATACTTTTTTTAATCATTGCTGGCAGCCTGATTTTTGCTCAGGAGCAAACAATTTCGCTTGCAAAAAAAGAAAAGATAAAAACTTTTCTAAAGCTTACTAATGTATTAGAAGTTGCCAATCAGGTAATGGACAATATGATTAACTCCTATCAAACCTATTACAAACAAGTCCCTGCTGAATACTGGAACGAATTAAAAAAGGAAACAGCCAATACAAAAGACTTCGAAGAGCTTCTTATTCCTATATATTCCAAATACTACACAGAAAAAGAACTGGATGATATCATTGCTTTCTATAAAACATCTACCGGGCAAAAAGTAATAAAAACAATGCCGGACATGACAAAAGAATCTATGCAGGCAGGACAGGTATGGGGTATGAAGCTTGGACAGAAGGTCATGAAAAAAATTAATGAAAAATATCCTGTTCAGGTAGAAACAATTAGGGAATATCCACCATCTAAATAATATAAAACTATATGAAATATCCCATTATAATCACCTGCTTTGCCTCTCTTTTGACATTTGGTCAAACTGCTAAAGCTAAAAAAGCAGAATCGCTAATCCGTTTGGAAGAATCTGAAGCAAATTTCAAAAAAGATCTTTCTGCAAGCATTACAAAATTAAAAGTTGCAGACAACAGAAATCTTGCACCAATATATTATCAGACACTGGAATCCGGACTAAACTATCAAAGTATGCTGAAAAGCCTTGTACCGGTCTATGAAAAATATCTTACCAACGAGGAACTGGATGCCAGAATAAAGAATCATAAGAGCAAACTTCAGAAACCTCTAAAAGACAACCATACTTTCGATACAGAAAGACAGAAAGCCGTTATTCAGTGGCAAACTCAGGCAAAGCTGGCAGCTGAAAAAGCTGTATCTAAATAATTAAAAACGTCGAAAATAAAATTTATTTTCGACGTTTTATTTTAATCGGATTTTGCCTGGCATCAAAAACAGCTATAGAAAACAAATTTATTTTGATTACTGACTAAAGCATTTTTTTATTAGGAATTTACTATTTTCAGACTAAAAACAATGTTTATTAAGAAACACACAAATGATAAAACAGAAAACAGGCCAAAAACATTTTCAGCTTGTTGTTTCAATAATAACATAGAAATGAGGGTAATAACGGTATGAATCATTGATATATATTCATTAGTTTTCCGTTTTATTAGAGTTAAAGTTCCATAACACAACAAGTAAAAAATTAAAATGATTTGGAAATAGGTTTTAGTGAAATAAATAAGTTTATCAAACTCTCCCCACGAAATAGTTCGATTAAATCCAGTTGGAGCTATAATGAAACTATAAATAATTAATAAAATCAGAGTTACTAAAAACATCTTAGTTTGGAATATTGAACTTAATAGTTTCATATCCTTTTGAATTAATTTATTTTTTGACAAACATTTAATAATTACTCCAAAATTAAACAAAAAACCTCAGCATTGACTGAGGTTTCTTTATTGATTAATTTAAGAATAATTCATATTTCTTATACTCGTGCAAAAGCTTTATCGTCTCAGCACTTATATCTACAGAGGTCTGCATTGAATTGAGCTCTACAAAGTGATTTTCTACAGGATCTTTCAGATAGAAACTTAGTTTGTGTACCCCTTTATTGTGGGCAAAAGTGCGTCTGAAAAACTCTATATCATCCTGATCCACTTCATTAAACGGCACCACTAATGAAAGTTGACTGGCATAGCGATCAAAAGCTTCTTTCAGGTCAATAACTTCAGTAACATTTACATATAACCTGTCAAAATCTTTGGAAGGTGCAAATTTGATCTTAAAAATCACAAATCTGTGCTCTCCAAGCTTTTCTCTCAAACGCATATAATCTTTATCATTCAGCCTGAAAGAATAAGAACCTGTATAATCTTCCAGTGTAATAAAGGCAATCTTGGTTCCGCTTTCGTAACCGTCTCGTATTACATATTCCGTAATAAGACCGGAGACCATATATTCTTTGGAATTATCATTCCCCTTACTTCGGAATTTTTTCTCTTTTAGCTTTGAAATCTCTGCCGGTGTAAGATTGGAAAAATCCCTTTGAAGTACAAAATCCCTGTAAGGGTCTACCTCATCCAGATTCAGGAAATTAAATTTTCCTCTTGGATCTACTTTTTTTACAACCTCTTCAATGATTTCATCTCCGTCTACCTCCAGCATGTCTGCAGGGAAATCAATATCTGTAGACACTTCATCCTTATCATCCTGCTCATCTGCTTTTTCATTTTCAGGGGCTTTTTCCAGTTCTTCATCCAGCTTTTTGCTAACCACCGATTTTTTACTCAGTGCTCCCTGAATAAACTTATACTGATAATAGAATTCATCCAACGGATGCGCAGAAAGATAGAAACCTATAGCCTCCTTCTCCCTGTTAAGCTTATGCATATTCTGCCACTCAGGAGCCGGATTTATTTTTGGTCTTTCTATCTGAACCTCATCTGCAAAATCTGCAAACAGTGAGTTCTCTACCGAATTTTTACTATCCTGAAAACTGCTACTGTATCTTAGTAAGCGTTCAATATTGGTTCTTCCTGCTGTATCAACATCAAAATACTGAGCACGGTGATAAGAGTCTAATTCGTCGAAAGCTCCGGCAAACACCAGGCTTTCCACTACTCTTTTATTTAGTTGTGACGAAGGAATTCTTTCGAAAAAGCTATAAATATCTGTAAATCGTCCGCTTCTTTCTCTTTCTTTACAAATAGCTTCCGATGGTCCTTCTCCTATTCCTTTTATAGCACCAAGCCCAAAACGTATCTGCCCTTTCTCGTTTACAGCAAATTCATATTCAGATTCATTAACAGATGGTCCCAAAACATCCACTCCCATTGCCTGGCAATCTTCCATGAACAATGTAATCTGCTTGGTATTGTTAATGTTATTACTCATTACACTCGCCATATACTCAGCCGGATAATTTGCCTTCAAATAGGCCGTGTGGTAAGCAATATAAGCATAACATGTAGAGTGAGATTTGTTGAATGCATATTCAGCAAATGCTTCCCAGTCTTTCCAGATTTTATGAAGCTTCTCTTCGTCCAGATTATTTTTCTTTCCTCCTTCAATAAATTTTGGGAACATTTTATCCAGTACCGCTTTTTGCTTTTTACCCATTGCTTTTCTCAGCGTATCGGCCTCACCTTTAGTAAAGTTAGCCAGCTTCTGAGACAGTAGCATTACCTGCTCCTGATATACTGTAATTCCATAGGTTTCCTGAAGATATTCCTGTGTTTCCGGAAGATCATATATGATTTCCTCCAGACCGTGTTTACGATTGATAAAGTTTGGAATATATTTAATAGGTCCCGGACGGTACAATGCATTCATTGCAATAAGATCGGCAAATACCGTAGGCTTCAGCTCACGCATGTATTTTTGCATACCGGCAGATTCATACTGGAATATACCAATCGTACGTCCCTCTTTAAAGAGTTGATAAGTCTTCGCATCATCCAATGGTATATCATCCGGAATAATTTCTATTCCGTGTCTGTTCTTAATGAGCTTTACAGCATCTTTAATAATGGTAAGCGTTCTGAGCCCCAAAAAGTCCATTTTCAGCAATCCGGCACTTTCCGCCACCGAGTTGTCAAACTGAGATACCAAAATATCAGCATCTTTTGCAGCAATTGTTACCGGAACCAGATTACTGATATCTTCCGGTGTAATAATTACCCCACAGGCATGGATACCTGTGTTTCGGATACAGCCTTCCATTTTATAAGCACTGTCCAGTACATTGAAACGACCATCATCCGGGTTATTCAGAATTCCTTTTATTTCATCAACCAGCGGAAGATCTTCTGGTTTGAATTTCTTCAGATCGGACTTCATAACTTTTGCAATGTTCATCCCTGGTGTATTCGGAATTAGCTTTGCAATATTGTTGGTTTCGGGAATAGATACATCCAGTACCCTTCCCGCATCTTTAATAGCCGATTTACCTCCCAATACAGAGTAGGTAATAATCTGTGCTACCTGATTTTGTCCATATTTATCGATTACCCATTTAATAATCCTGTCACGTCCTTCATCGTCAAAGTCGATATCGATATCGGGCATAGAGATCCTTTCAGGGTTAAGAAAACGCTCAAAAAGGAGATCATACTTAATAGGATCTACATTAGTAATTCCTATACAGTAGGCGACTGCAGATCCGGCTGCGGATCCCCTTCCCGGGCCTACCGAAACACCCATATTTTTGGCTTCGTTACAGAAATCCTGTACAATTAGGAAATATCCCGGATACCCTGTTTTAGCAATAATATCCAGTTCAAAATCCAGTCTTTCCCTTATTTCATCGGTAATTTCTTCATATTTTTTCCTAGCGCCTTCATAGGTAAGATGTCTCAGGAAATTCATCTCTCCCCTCTTCCCTCCATCATTCAGGTCTTCAGCATCCTGGAATTCCTCAGGAATATCAAACTTAGGCAGGAGAACATCCCTTTTTAGTTTATAAGATTCAAACTTATTCAGGAACTCATCGTAAGCCATGAAAGCATCCGGATACATCTGAAAAGCCTGCTTAACTTCTTCACTATTCTTCAGATAAAACTGCTCACTATTCAGTCCTTTTCTTTTTCCGAATCCTTTGCCTACGGGTGTCGACAGCTTTTCACCATCCTTAATACAGGCTACAATATCCTGGATTTTGGCATCCGATTTTCGGGTATAATAAGTTTCGTTCTGTGCCAGTATTTTAACGTTATGCTTATCTGCAAATTTGAGAAGGATTTCATTAACATAATCTTCCTCATCCATCTGATGATTCTGAATTTGTACGTAGAAATCATCACCAAATTCATTCAGCCACCATTGGAAAACTTCTTCTCCTCTTTGCTCCCCCAATTCCAGAATTGTAGAAGGCACCTCGCAGGACAAACCTCCTGTCAACGCAATAAGATTGTCTTTATATTGTGAAATCAGTGCACGGCTAATCCTTGGAACTCCGGCATAAAAACCTTCTTTAAAACCTATAGAAGAAAGTTTTGCCAGATTTTTATAACCTTCAAAGTTTTTAGCTAAGAGTACAACCTGAGTTCTTCTGTCCGGATCATCTTTGGTAAACTGTCTTTGTTGATAACGTTCAGAGATATAAAGTTCTAAACCTAAAATAGGCGTAAGAAATTTAGCACTGTTAATTTCATCATAGTTGTCTGGCTTTTCCTCAGCGGCTTCAGCTTCCTGCTTTTTCTGCTTAAGATTTCCGTTATATTTCTCAACCTCATCAATAAACTTAAAAGCTCCCATCATGTTCCCAAGATCTACAAGACCTACCGCCGGAAAGTTATTCTTTTCCGCTACGGAAACTAAATCAGCCAAACCGGATGTTGCCTGTAAAGTGGAATAAATACTGTGACTATAAAAATGGAAAAAGTTTCCGATATCAATATCGTCTGTATCTCCAAAGTCAACAGTTTTTTTCCTTTTTTTGGAATCGGCAACCTGTCTGCGGATGACAATATCGAAAGGTTTGAAGACATCAGGATTATGATCCTTGAAAGCCTTCATCTGTACATCATCGAAGAAGATTTTATCCAGTGGATAAACTTCCAGTCTCATCATTTCAAAGAATGCCTGTGCCGTAGCATTTACATCGGCAGCAGCATTGTGGGCTTCATCGAATTTGTGTCCGAATAACTTTTCGGAAAGTTCTTCCAGTTTAGGAGATTTGAATCTACCACCTCTACCACCCGGAAGCTGACAAACATTGGTACCAAACTCCATCGTATCTACGATAGGTTTATCTTTCAGATTATCTTCCAGCTCTTTCCGAAGAAACTCAGATCCCACAATACTGTAGTCAAAGCTCACATTGTGCCCTGCTACTACCTTTGTTTTTTTCAGTACTTCCTTAAATTCATTAAGTACCTCTTTAAGATCGCGACCTTCACGCATCGCCATCTCTGTAGATATCCCGTGAATACGGTATGCGTTAAACGGAATATCGTAGCCTTCGGGCTTTATAATATAATCCTGATTCTCTATAAGATTTCCATGCTCGTCGTGTAACTGCCATGCAATCTGAACCATGCGCGGCCAGTTGTCGAAGTCAGTTAAAGGAGCATTAAAATTTCGGGGTAAACCAGTTGTTTCTGTATCAAAAATCAAGAACATAATCCATCAGAAATTTGAGTAAAATTACGAAAAAAGTGAACGTAAAAAAAGTTTCGGTTTCAATAGATTTTCAATACGACATCATATTTCAACACGTAGTTATTTTGCATTGGATCATCACAAAATCTATATAAATGAAATTTAACACATTGATTAACATTATTTTACGCACATTAATGAATCAAAAATATTTTGCCTAACGATCGTTAAGTAAATTTGGTTATATTTGTCAGATATGGAAGTTGACTTTAAAAAACATCTCGATAAAAAACTACTGTTACAGGCTTTTGAAGACATGATGAAAGCCAGAGCTATCGCTAATCTTTATGACGAAAAAAAACAAATCTGCAAATATGTACACAGTACATCCCGTGGACATGAAGCCATTCAATTAGCTACAGCTTATCTTTTACAGAAACACGATTGGGTAAGTCCATATTACCGGGATGAGAGTATGCTTTTAGGAATGGGATACACTCCGTACCAACTGATGTTACAATTGCTGGCAAAGGCAGACGATCCTTTCTCAGGTGGACGCTCGTATTACAGTCACCCTTCCAATCTAAGTGATGATTACCCAAAGATGATTCACCAGAGCAGCGCAACCGGAATGCAGGCAATACCAACAACCGGAATTGCACAGGGAATTCAGTACATAGAACATTTTAGCCTCAAATCATACCCAACTCCACCAGTTGTCGTTTGCAGCTTTGGCGATAATAGTATAACCGAAGGAGAGGTAAGCGAAGCTTTTCAGTTTGCAGCATTACACCAGTTACCTATTATTTTCTTGGTACAGGATAACAATTGGGGAATTTCTGTAACTGCTGAAGAAGCCCGTTCACAGGATGCTTATGACTTTATTGCAGGCTTCAAAGGAATAGAAAGAATGCGTATTGACGGGACAGAGTTTCCGGAGTCATATCTGGCTATGAAAAATGCTTTCGACTATGTTCGTACCGAAAGAAAACCAATTTTAGTTTGTGCTAAAACTGTTTTGATTGGTCATCATACTTCCGGAGTAAGAAAAGAAATGTACCGCCCTTTGGACGATCTGGCAAAGCATGAAGCTCATGATCCGGGTAAAAAGTTATGGAAACATCTTCTGGAGAACGGCATCACTGAGGATCAGTTAAAACAAATTGAAAAAGATACAGAAATACAGGTTCGTGAGGATTTTGAAAAAGCTTTGGCTGCTGAAGATCCAAAACCTAAGGACGCAACAAAGCATATCTTTGCACCTACTCCAGTCACAGAAGAAAAAGGAGTAAGAAATCCGGAAAACGGGCAAAAAATAGTAATGGTAGATGCCTCTATACATGCGATTGAGGAACTGATGCGCAAACATCCCGAAGCTTTGCTTTATGGTCAGGATGTGGGCGGGCGTATTGGCGGTGTATTCAGGGAAGCTGTTACGCTGGAATCTAAATTTGGTACCAAGAGAGTTTTCAATACCGCAATACAGGAAGCCTATATAATTGGTTCTACCATTGGTATGAGTGCATTAGGACTAAAACCAATTGTAGAAGTACAATTTGCTGATTATATATATCCGGGAATTAATCAATTGGTTACAGAGATTTCTAAATCCTGCTATTTAAGTGAGGGAAAATTTCCGGTAAACAATATCATCCGTGTACCAATTGGCGCTTATGGTGGTGGTGGGCCATATCATAGTGGCAGTGTAGAAAGTATTCTGGCTAATATCAAAGGTATTAAAATAGCTTATCCTAGTAACGCCGCAGATTTCAAAGGACTGTTTAAAGCTGCATTTTATGATCCAAATCCGGTAATTATGCTGGAACATAAAGGTTTATATTGGTCCAAAGTACCGGGAACCGATGAGGCAAAAACCATTGAACCTGCAGAAGATTATATCTTACCATTCGGGAAAGCTACAAGTACAATTACTGCAGCCGAAGAGAATATCAGTAAAGGGAAAAGCATCTGCATTATTACATACGGAATGGGCATTTACTGGGCCAAAGAAGCTGCCAAAAGTTTTGAAGGTCAGGTGGAGGTTGTGGATCTTAGAACACTTGTTCCAATGGATGAAGAATATGTATATGAAGTGGTAAAAAAGCATGGTAAATGTATTGTACTAACCGAAGAACAAATACAGAATTCTTTTGCCGAAGCACTAAGCTCCAGAATATCCCGGGAATGCTTCAGGTATTTGGATGCTCCTGTCACTCCGGTAGGCGCTCTAAACGTACCTGCAATTCCGATTAATATTGATTCTGAAAAAGAAATACTCCCTAACCCTGAAAAGCTCAAAAAAACAATAGAATATTTGTTAAATTGGTAATACAGAATACTTTATAAATCAAATTTTGTTTCATAAATTTGACTTATGAAAAAACTGCTGCTACTGCTTATTCCAATTCTTTATTCTGCACAGAATAAAAACAGTTCGATAAAGTCAGATAGTAGTACTTCGTATAAAAATATCAGAGAAGTTGTTTTAAGCAGCAGGAGTAATCCTCAGGCTCTTGCCATACTGGCAAAAGCCAACAAAAACTTCAAACAAAATAGTCCTAAAAGCCAGGATTCCTATAGTTTTACCGCCTATAGTAAGCTCTCTGTAGACTTTGATAAAGACTCTATTTCCAATTACCAAGCCTATATAGCTCAAAGAAATGATTCTCTTGAACGCCTGGGGGATAATCCGAAGTTCTCCAAAAGAAAGCGTAAAGATTCTATCGAGGATGCCAGCTACAAAAACATGCTTACCACGAGCAAAATGTTCCTTTGGGAGCGCGCTATGGAGTATAAATACAATAAAGAAAACGGTGAGCATATTGATATTCTGGACAATAAAGTATCAGGATTAAAGCGTCCTCTTTATGATGCAATTGCTTTACGTTCTAATATTGGGCAAATTCCGGATGAAATACAAAAGGAAAACTGGACATTATATCGCTATTATCTTGCAGATTCTATCCTTCTCAATGGCAGAGAAACTTATGTTATCGGGTTTAGAAAAACTAATATTACATTTTCCAGAAAGCGTAAATACAGTGGCTATATTTACATTGATAAAGAAAATTACGCTGTTGCCAAAATAGAAGATCATGGTAAGGATAAAACTGATATGGAGCATATATCCATCTGGAAGCTGATAAATAAAAGCTGGTTTCTGGAGAAAGAATACATGAAATCCAGAATTGGAAGTATCACATTTAAAGACCACGATAAGAAGAAGAAGAAATTCAACAGTTATTTATACATAGAGAATAATTACTTCAATTTCAAGGTACCCAGCAATAATCTCACTCCGGAAGATTTTAAAGGCTATACTTATAGTATAAAAAATACTACAGGTACGGAGCTTCCTAAATATCGCAAAGACAATTTCGACCAACGGGATAATAATACCTATTACAAAATGGATAGCCTTTTTAAAGCCAAAAAAGTAGAATTTAAACTTAATTTTTTGGCTGGAATTACAAGAGGAGATTTCCGTTTTGGTATTATAGATTTCCCTATCGACAGATTTTTCGATATCAACAGGTACGAGAATTTCAGATTCGGATTGGGAATGAAACTTAATGAAAACTTCAATCCTTATGTATCACCTGATGCTTATGTTGGCTATGGTGTGCGGGACGGAAAATGGAAGTTCCGTGTAGGTGTCGACGTAAGGACTACCCTTGAGAGGGATGCTGTACTCCGTTTAGATTATACCGATGATGTAGGTGCATCGGGAAGATTCAGGCAGAATCTGTGGGTAGGTAAAATGAAGATTATGAATACCGGTGCGGGACTTCAGACACTGAACTACTACAGATACAGAGGTTTTAAGCTTTCTTATCTGGACAGTCCTATTAACTCCTTTATGTATAAAATAGAGGCTGCAAAATATAAAGAAGAAGCTTTATTCAATTACCTGTATAAAGGTGAAGATAAAATCTATGACAACTTTTCCACTGTTGTTACCCTAAAATACTCGCCAAACAGTAAGTATATTATGACACCAACAGGGAAAGATATGGTAGAACAAGGTTACCCGGAACTTTATTTCAACTGGGAAAAAGGATGGACAGATCTAAAATACAACCGACTGGATTTGCTTGCACTATACCAACAGGAAAGTATATTAGGACAAACCGGACTTAGAGTTTACGGAGGTTATGTTGGTGGAGATTTCCCATTCTGGAAAACCTTTGAAGGCGGAGGTTTGGCACCGGAAGGAAAGAAAAGCTTTATGAGCCGTTTCAACCTTACCACTTATCTCGGATTTGCGACTATGCCAAGTGGAAAATACTATCAGGACAAGTTTGGTGCGTTCTATATCAGCCATCGTATTCCATGGCATTTTAAAAGCTTCGGACAGAATACCTCCAGCTTCGACCTTGTTTATAAAGGAATTATAGGAGACTTTAAAAATCCTGAATTTCACCAGATAAAATTTGAAACACTAAACAAACTGTACCAGGAAGTGGGTGTAGAGTGGAATAATTTCCTGAGTACTCAATTCAATCTGGGATTCTTTTATCGTGTTGGTCATTACCAAACCAATAATTTCACCGACAATTTTGCTATTCAGCTGAAATTAAAGATTTTAGGATTTTAAACTCCCACAGCAAAAAATATATCAATCCTGTATTATGTACAGGATTTTTTATAATACCAGCACATTTATTATACTTTGGTTTATTAATTTTAAATAATAATAAAAGCTTTTAAATAATTTAATAACAGACACAGAAATATTTTGCATCTTTAGAACTTGTTTATCCTAAAGATAAAAATGCTGAATATGAAAATACAATTCTTATTTCCCCTACTCTTAGCTTGCTTAGTTAGTGCTCAACAAAATTCAGAAGCAACTTCCGTTCATCAATCTATTCAGTCTGAAACTGATAAAGTTTTCAATAAACTTGTTGAAATAAGAAGAGATCTACATGAAAACCCGGAATTAGCCGGTCATGAAGTACGCACTCAAAAAGTGTTGGAAAAGTATTTAATCAATCTGGGATTAGAAGTCCAAAAAGATCTATATGGGCGCTCTTTAATAGGAATCCTTAAAGGAGGAAAAAAAGGAAAAAAAATAGCATGGCGTGCAGATATGGATGCTCTTCCAGGTAATAACGCTGACAAAGTATCTTTTAAATCTAAAAATAAAGGTATATGGCATGGCTGTGGTCATGACGTGCATATGGCAATTGGTCTTGGTATAGCTGAAGTACTATCAAAATATAAAAAGGAGCTGAAAGGAACCGTTTATTTCATATTTCAGCCAGAAGAAGAAACTTTTGTCGGAGCAAAGAAAATGATTGATAATGGGTTATTTTCTAAAATAAGTCCTGACGAAATCTACGGACTCCATGTGACAGCATTACCCGTTGGTCAGATTATGACTAAACCGGAAGAAGTGTTTGCATATCAGAAAAGAGTGAAAATTGAGCTAAAAAATACACTGTCTGACAAGGAAGTAAAAGAGCTCTCAAAAAAAATATCAGCTTCATTATCCCGTAATGAAAATAATAGTAAACCTTGGGAGATACAATATATAACTGATCCTAAAATAGGACTAATGAATCCTAACACTATTTTTAAGAACTACCGGATAATAGATGAAAATTTCCTTTCAGGTTCTGATGATAAAAGTTTTTCCATGAAAGCCTATATTTATGAAACAAATGCTGATAAACTGAAAGAAATTATTCCACAGATAAAGCAGGTTTTAGAAACCAATGGTTATAAAGATCAGCTACTATCTGTTTCTTATATACAGGAAAATCCAACAGTTTTTAATGATAAAAACCTAACCAATCTTGCTACAGAAACACTTGAAAAGATTTACGGGAAAATGGTAATGGTTAAAGATTATGGTCAGGTTCCTTATTTCAATGATGATTTTGCTTTTTTTCAACAAAAGAAGCAAGGTGTTTACTTCTTACTGGGAGGCTCAAATTTTAAAAAAGGAATTATTGCAATGAATCATACTCCGGATTTTGAAGTCGATGAGGAAAGTATAAGAAATGGTGTTAAAAGTTTTTCATCCCTTATTTATGAAAGGTTAAAATAGCTTTTATAATCAACTCCCAAATGAAAATCAATCATAATCGTAATAATTTCAGAGTCTGACATCAGAGTAGATTCATGTACTTTATGTATTAGCTATACGAATGGTACAGCATGTTATAATTCTCATGACAAAAGTATTCTTGTAGAAAAATATTTAGAGCTTCCTTTTGTATAATTTTTCAACTTTTACAGATTATACATGAGATTTATCATGAACTTTAAATACTCATGATAATTTTGTTCAGAAGAAGAGTTAGTATTTATACCACCTTTGCCTTACGAACAATTTTCACCAACAATGAAGGGAAAAACCTTTTAAGATATACCCCAAAGGTTTCTTTCCCACCAATAACAGCCTGATACTTTTTTTT is a window of Elizabethkingia anophelis R26 DNA encoding:
- a CDS encoding DUF2059 domain-containing protein, with the protein product MKKITILFLIIAGSLIFAQEQTISLAKKEKIKTFLKLTNVLEVANQVMDNMINSYQTYYKQVPAEYWNELKKETANTKDFEELLIPIYSKYYTEKELDDIIAFYKTSTGQKVIKTMPDMTKESMQAGQVWGMKLGQKVMKKINEKYPVQVETIREYPPSK
- the dnaE gene encoding DNA polymerase III subunit alpha — protein: MFLIFDTETTGLPRNFNAPLTDFDNWPRMVQIAWQLHDEHGNLIENQDYIIKPEGYDIPFNAYRIHGISTEMAMREGRDLKEVLNEFKEVLKKTKVVAGHNVSFDYSIVGSEFLRKELEDNLKDKPIVDTMEFGTNVCQLPGGRGGRFKSPKLEELSEKLFGHKFDEAHNAAADVNATAQAFFEMMRLEVYPLDKIFFDDVQMKAFKDHNPDVFKPFDIVIRRQVADSKKRKKTVDFGDTDDIDIGNFFHFYSHSIYSTLQATSGLADLVSVAEKNNFPAVGLVDLGNMMGAFKFIDEVEKYNGNLKQKKQEAEAAEEKPDNYDEINSAKFLTPILGLELYISERYQQRQFTKDDPDRRTQVVLLAKNFEGYKNLAKLSSIGFKEGFYAGVPRISRALISQYKDNLIALTGGLSCEVPSTILELGEQRGEEVFQWWLNEFGDDFYVQIQNHQMDEEDYVNEILLKFADKHNVKILAQNETYYTRKSDAKIQDIVACIKDGEKLSTPVGKGFGKRKGLNSEQFYLKNSEEVKQAFQMYPDAFMAYDEFLNKFESYKLKRDVLLPKFDIPEEFQDAEDLNDGGKRGEMNFLRHLTYEGARKKYEEITDEIRERLDFELDIIAKTGYPGYFLIVQDFCNEAKNMGVSVGPGRGSAAGSAVAYCIGITNVDPIKYDLLFERFLNPERISMPDIDIDFDDEGRDRIIKWVIDKYGQNQVAQIITYSVLGGKSAIKDAGRVLDVSIPETNNIAKLIPNTPGMNIAKVMKSDLKKFKPEDLPLVDEIKGILNNPDDGRFNVLDSAYKMEGCIRNTGIHACGVIITPEDISNLVPVTIAAKDADILVSQFDNSVAESAGLLKMDFLGLRTLTIIKDAVKLIKNRHGIEIIPDDIPLDDAKTYQLFKEGRTIGIFQYESAGMQKYMRELKPTVFADLIAMNALYRPGPIKYIPNFINRKHGLEEIIYDLPETQEYLQETYGITVYQEQVMLLSQKLANFTKGEADTLRKAMGKKQKAVLDKMFPKFIEGGKKNNLDEEKLHKIWKDWEAFAEYAFNKSHSTCYAYIAYHTAYLKANYPAEYMASVMSNNINNTKQITLFMEDCQAMGVDVLGPSVNESEYEFAVNEKGQIRFGLGAIKGIGEGPSEAICKERERSGRFTDIYSFFERIPSSQLNKRVVESLVFAGAFDELDSYHRAQYFDVDTAGRTNIERLLRYSSSFQDSKNSVENSLFADFADEVQIERPKINPAPEWQNMHKLNREKEAIGFYLSAHPLDEFYYQYKFIQGALSKKSVVSKKLDEELEKAPENEKADEQDDKDEVSTDIDFPADMLEVDGDEIIEEVVKKVDPRGKFNFLNLDEVDPYRDFVLQRDFSNLTPAEISKLKEKKFRSKGNDNSKEYMVSGLITEYVIRDGYESGTKIAFITLEDYTGSYSFRLNDKDYMRLREKLGEHRFVIFKIKFAPSKDFDRLYVNVTEVIDLKEAFDRYASQLSLVVPFNEVDQDDIEFFRRTFAHNKGVHKLSFYLKDPVENHFVELNSMQTSVDISAETIKLLHEYKKYELFLN
- a CDS encoding alpha-ketoacid dehydrogenase subunit alpha/beta, with protein sequence MEVDFKKHLDKKLLLQAFEDMMKARAIANLYDEKKQICKYVHSTSRGHEAIQLATAYLLQKHDWVSPYYRDESMLLGMGYTPYQLMLQLLAKADDPFSGGRSYYSHPSNLSDDYPKMIHQSSATGMQAIPTTGIAQGIQYIEHFSLKSYPTPPVVVCSFGDNSITEGEVSEAFQFAALHQLPIIFLVQDNNWGISVTAEEARSQDAYDFIAGFKGIERMRIDGTEFPESYLAMKNAFDYVRTERKPILVCAKTVLIGHHTSGVRKEMYRPLDDLAKHEAHDPGKKLWKHLLENGITEDQLKQIEKDTEIQVREDFEKALAAEDPKPKDATKHIFAPTPVTEEKGVRNPENGQKIVMVDASIHAIEELMRKHPEALLYGQDVGGRIGGVFREAVTLESKFGTKRVFNTAIQEAYIIGSTIGMSALGLKPIVEVQFADYIYPGINQLVTEISKSCYLSEGKFPVNNIIRVPIGAYGGGGPYHSGSVESILANIKGIKIAYPSNAADFKGLFKAAFYDPNPVIMLEHKGLYWSKVPGTDEAKTIEPAEDYILPFGKATSTITAAEENISKGKSICIITYGMGIYWAKEAAKSFEGQVEVVDLRTLVPMDEEYVYEVVKKHGKCIVLTEEQIQNSFAEALSSRISRECFRYLDAPVTPVGALNVPAIPINIDSEKEILPNPEKLKKTIEYLLNW
- a CDS encoding M20 metallopeptidase family protein, which produces MKIQFLFPLLLACLVSAQQNSEATSVHQSIQSETDKVFNKLVEIRRDLHENPELAGHEVRTQKVLEKYLINLGLEVQKDLYGRSLIGILKGGKKGKKIAWRADMDALPGNNADKVSFKSKNKGIWHGCGHDVHMAIGLGIAEVLSKYKKELKGTVYFIFQPEEETFVGAKKMIDNGLFSKISPDEIYGLHVTALPVGQIMTKPEEVFAYQKRVKIELKNTLSDKEVKELSKKISASLSRNENNSKPWEIQYITDPKIGLMNPNTIFKNYRIIDENFLSGSDDKSFSMKAYIYETNADKLKEIIPQIKQVLETNGYKDQLLSVSYIQENPTVFNDKNLTNLATETLEKIYGKMVMVKDYGQVPYFNDDFAFFQQKKQGVYFLLGGSNFKKGIIAMNHTPDFEVDEESIRNGVKSFSSLIYERLK